In the genome of Zobellia nedashkovskayae, the window ATAGATACGACCATGGAACACGCTTACGCCGCAGTTAAATTCGCACTTGCTTAAAATAAAAATAATGAAAATAGATTTCAATAAAAACGGAGACGGACTCGTACCGGCAATCATTCAAGATGCGGTAACCAAGAATGTTTTAATGCTGGGATATATGAACCAAGAGGCTTTTGATAAAACTCAAGAGACCAAAAAAGTTACTTTCTTTAGTCGTACTAAAAAACGTTTATGGACCAAAGGAGAGGAGAGTGGAAATTTTCTTGAGCTGGTAGATATCAAAAATGATTGTGATGACGATTCACTTTTAATTTTTGTAAAGCCTGTAGGGCCTACCTGTCACAAAGGAACAGATACGTGTTGGAATGAAGAAAACACTTCAAATTTTGGATTTCTATCTCAATTGGAAGAAGTTATAACACAGCGCCGTGAAGCTTCGGATTCTAGTAAATCATATGTTGCCTCTTTATTTGAAAAGGGCATAAACAAAATAGCCCAAAAGGTAGGGGAAGAAGCTGTGGAAACGGTAATAGAGGCCATGGATGATAAGGATGACCTCTTTCTATACGAGAGTGCAGATTTACTTTTCCATTACTTAATATTACTTCAGGCAAAAGGTTTCACCTTAAAAGACATTGAAGCAGAACTAGTAAAACGACACAAATAGTCGTTTTACTAGTTTCTATTTTTTAATTGTGAAGCACCTTTTAATCGTTGGTGGTTAACGATGGCACTGCCTTTGTAGTTCAGTGTACTTGCTCCAGAAGCATCAACATCAATAGATTCAGTTGCGGTAAGGAAAGCTTCGCTAGCTCCTGAAAGGTCAATATTTAGACGTTCAATTTGAAGGTCGTAATCTCTAAGGTCACTACTTCCTGAAAGGTTTGCGTGTAGGGATTTTACCTCACCGTAAATATCTGTTTTAGAAGCACCGTTCATATCTACTTCTAGAAAATTAGCAATAATTTCTCCTGTAAAATCTGATGCTCCTGAAAGTTCAATTTTTCCTTTTGTTATATCCCAAGGAGTTTCAAGTGTAATGCTTGCTGCACCAGAGAGGTCAAATTCTGAAATATCTCTAGTAGTAATAAAAGCTTTTAACGTTGGATTTCCACTAACAGTGGTAAACTTTTTAAGTTTAATTATGATTTCATTTCCTTCTCTAGCTACTACAATACGTTCTTGTAAGTTGTCATTGGCTTCTATTCGGATTTCTTCTTTGTCCTCCGAAAAGGTAATA includes:
- the hisIE gene encoding bifunctional phosphoribosyl-AMP cyclohydrolase/phosphoribosyl-ATP diphosphatase HisIE, with translation MKIDFNKNGDGLVPAIIQDAVTKNVLMLGYMNQEAFDKTQETKKVTFFSRTKKRLWTKGEESGNFLELVDIKNDCDDDSLLIFVKPVGPTCHKGTDTCWNEENTSNFGFLSQLEEVITQRREASDSSKSYVASLFEKGINKIAQKVGEEAVETVIEAMDDKDDLFLYESADLLFHYLILLQAKGFTLKDIEAELVKRHK
- a CDS encoding head GIN domain-containing protein; translation: MKTKTIFIAMAVACGILTSCDYDHVRASDEITTKDLTISDYDKLKVSNAFDVYITFSEDKEEIRIEANDNLQERIVVAREGNEIIIKLKKFTTVSGNPTLKAFITTRDISEFDLSGAASITLETPWDITKGKIELSGASDFTGEIIANFLEVDMNGASKTDIYGEVKSLHANLSGSSDLRDYDLQIERLNIDLSGASEAFLTATESIDVDASGASTLNYKGSAIVNHQRLKGASQLKNRN